In Mucilaginibacter boryungensis, a single window of DNA contains:
- a CDS encoding TonB-dependent receptor: MKFKIFSFLLMQLIFIAAKADIGNVTGKVIDATNKMTLPGATISIPDLKITAATDANGNFTFRSLPPRGKLIMQVQYVGYKTLTQVVDMSSTAPIVFEMQPTSIETKEVVITGTPTSSNNKQNSTSVSTLNREELLRPSTNLIDAIAKQVPGFSQISTGPAISKPVIRGLSANRVVTLDDGVKQQGQQFGDEHGVEIDQFKIERVEVLKGAASLMYGSDALGGVLNLLEPLTTPDGEVRGELVSNYSTNNGLTSNSLMLTGNENGFVWRGRGSYKNAYSFNTPTGYFPNSGFNETDLNGMLGFNKSWGYSHLIFSYFKNNIGFYDPEFNNAGQYVNESGVAFTDKDYKSRTIDFPRQDIRHFKIALDNNIVFSSGSLKLNLGFQNNQRRELDNPTPSLFFDLNTYSGDAKYYLNEKNGWEPVFGLSIDAGHSVNKGTEFLIPDYDTHGGGAFAYLKKTWNKNTLNFGLRYDYRDNKGKGLVENGTTRFTAFDNNASNVSTAIGYTHEFTDRLSFKANAGTAFRAPNTAELGSNGVHEGTFRYEVGNPNLSPERSYQTDAAFEYDNDKVSASLGIYNNYIHNFIYAANAAGDNITVTDNNGNPQLYPIYRYTQVNANLYGVEASLTLHPVRYIHLDNTFGYTHAQNTTLGRPLSFIPAGNMHNTIRFEPKIGKLKDSYISFGLDNYFAQNRFDAAFETPTSAYTLINASVGTTVAFGKQKVKIYVAGNNLSDKKYYDALSRLKPGRLDQTNPTLGVYNPGRNITFGINIPFVLAKMN; this comes from the coding sequence ATGAAATTTAAGATATTCAGCTTTTTGCTGATGCAATTGATATTTATAGCAGCCAAAGCAGATATTGGCAATGTGACCGGAAAGGTAATTGATGCTACCAACAAAATGACGCTGCCCGGGGCCACAATTTCTATCCCCGACCTAAAGATTACTGCAGCTACCGATGCTAATGGCAATTTTACTTTCAGGTCGCTGCCGCCAAGAGGCAAACTGATTATGCAGGTGCAATATGTAGGCTACAAAACATTGACCCAGGTGGTTGATATGTCATCTACCGCCCCCATTGTTTTTGAGATGCAGCCCACCAGTATTGAAACCAAAGAGGTGGTAATTACCGGCACACCTACAAGTTCGAATAACAAGCAAAACAGCACCTCGGTATCTACGCTTAACCGCGAGGAGTTACTGCGCCCATCGACTAATTTAATTGATGCTATTGCTAAGCAGGTGCCTGGTTTTTCGCAGATCAGCACCGGGCCGGCCATATCAAAACCGGTGATCAGGGGCTTAAGCGCCAACCGCGTGGTGACACTGGATGATGGTGTAAAACAACAAGGCCAGCAATTTGGTGATGAGCATGGTGTGGAGATTGACCAGTTTAAAATTGAACGCGTTGAAGTGCTGAAAGGTGCAGCATCGTTAATGTATGGCTCGGATGCATTGGGCGGGGTGCTTAACCTGTTAGAACCATTAACCACGCCGGATGGTGAAGTACGTGGCGAATTAGTATCAAACTATTCAACCAACAATGGTTTAACCAGCAACTCGCTGATGCTGACCGGCAATGAGAATGGCTTTGTTTGGCGCGGTCGCGGATCATACAAAAATGCTTATTCATTCAACACACCAACTGGCTATTTCCCTAACTCGGGCTTTAACGAAACCGACTTGAATGGCATGCTTGGCTTTAATAAAAGCTGGGGCTATTCGCACCTTATTTTTTCGTACTTTAAAAATAACATAGGTTTTTACGACCCTGAGTTTAACAATGCGGGGCAATATGTAAATGAAAGTGGCGTGGCATTTACCGATAAGGATTACAAAAGCCGTACTATTGATTTCCCCCGTCAGGATATCCGCCATTTTAAAATAGCATTGGATAATAACATCGTGTTCAGTTCAGGTTCGCTAAAGCTTAACCTGGGTTTTCAAAATAACCAGCGCCGCGAATTGGACAACCCAACACCCTCATTGTTTTTTGATCTGAACACCTATTCGGGCGATGCCAAATATTACCTGAACGAGAAAAATGGCTGGGAACCTGTTTTTGGTCTCAGTATTGATGCCGGTCATAGCGTAAACAAAGGCACCGAGTTTTTGATCCCCGATTACGATACCCATGGCGGCGGCGCGTTTGCTTATCTGAAAAAAACCTGGAATAAAAACACCTTGAACTTTGGTTTACGCTACGACTACCGCGATAATAAAGGCAAAGGCTTAGTTGAAAATGGCACTACACGTTTCACCGCTTTTGATAACAATGCATCAAACGTAAGTACTGCTATTGGCTACACCCACGAGTTTACCGATCGTTTAAGTTTCAAAGCAAATGCAGGTACCGCTTTCCGTGCGCCAAACACAGCCGAATTAGGATCGAATGGTGTGCACGAAGGGACTTTCCGTTACGAGGTGGGCAACCCCAATTTAAGCCCCGAACGCAGTTATCAAACTGATGCGGCTTTTGAATACGATAATGATAAAGTGTCAGCCAGCCTGGGAATCTACAATAACTATATCCATAATTTTATTTACGCGGCAAATGCCGCGGGCGATAATATTACGGTTACCGACAATAACGGCAACCCACAATTATATCCCATTTATCGCTACACGCAGGTAAATGCCAATCTATATGGAGTGGAAGCCAGCCTTACCCTACATCCTGTAAGGTATATCCACTTAGATAACACTTTTGGCTATACCCATGCGCAAAATACAACGCTGGGCAGACCGTTATCGTTCATACCGGCAGGTAATATGCACAACACTATCCGTTTTGAGCCGAAAATTGGTAAACTGAAAGACAGTTATATTTCTTTCGGTTTGGATAATTATTTTGCTCAAAACCGCTTTGATGCCGCTTTTGAAACACCAACCAGCGCTTATACGCTCATTAATGCATCTGTAGGCACAACGGTTGCTTTTGGTAAGCAAAAAGTTAAAATTTATGTAGCGGGCAATAACCTGAGCGATAAAAAATATTATGATGCCTTAAGCCGCCTTAAACCGGGCCGCCTGGATCAAACTAACCCTACGCTTGGTGTATATAACCCGGGCCGGAACATTACTTTTGGTATTAATATCCCTTTTGTGTTAGCCAAAATGAATTGA
- a CDS encoding RNA polymerase sigma factor translates to MKADSQLEAVYIDKHYQLVAECKQGSKKACFELYKLYAKAMLNIAFRVVGNMDEAEDVLQEAFLDAFNRIKDFRQETTFGLWLKQIVVHRSINLLRKRKMEWAELEEGELENIADEEPDDQEEMLYKVERVKAAMKELPEGYRVVISLYLLEGYDHEEIGQILNISENTSRTQFLRAKRKLSEILKQKGLVA, encoded by the coding sequence ATGAAAGCTGATTCACAATTGGAAGCTGTATACATAGACAAACACTATCAACTTGTTGCAGAGTGCAAGCAAGGAAGTAAAAAGGCCTGTTTCGAGCTGTACAAGCTGTACGCTAAAGCAATGTTGAACATTGCCTTTAGGGTGGTTGGAAATATGGACGAAGCCGAGGATGTTTTGCAGGAAGCTTTCCTTGACGCGTTTAACCGCATAAAGGATTTCAGGCAGGAAACAACATTTGGCTTATGGCTTAAACAAATTGTGGTGCACCGCTCCATAAACCTGCTGCGCAAGCGCAAAATGGAATGGGCTGAACTGGAAGAGGGGGAACTGGAGAATATTGCCGATGAAGAACCGGACGACCAGGAAGAAATGCTTTACAAAGTGGAACGGGTAAAAGCCGCCATGAAAGAATTGCCTGAAGGCTACCGTGTAGTAATTTCTCTTTATTTACTGGAGGGGTACGATCACGAAGAGATAGGGCAGATACTAAATATAAGTGAAAACACCAGCAGGACACAGTTTTTGCGGGCGAAAAGAAAATTAAGTGAAATACTAAAACAGAAAGGATTAGTGGCATGA